Proteins found in one Erythrobacter sp. 3-20A1M genomic segment:
- the guaB gene encoding IMP dehydrogenase, producing the protein MATKDIPLGLTFDDVLLRPAASDVVPSLANTRTRLSREIALSIPVISAAMDTVTEADMAIAMAQMGGIGVLHRNLEVDEQCAAVRSVKRFESGMVVNPITIRPDATLGEAEALMDSHRISGIPVTGPDGKLVGILTNRDVRFAENPHQPVRELMTTENLATVPLGTGQDEARRMLHQRRIEKLLVVDDDYRCIGLITVKDIEKAVTYPDATKDAAGRLRVAAATTVGDKGFARTEALIDAEVDVIIIDTAHGHNADVARAVERAKTLSNSVQIIAGNVATAEATKSLIDAGADAVKVGIGPGSICTTRVVAGVGVPQLTAIMDCAEEGEKAGIPVIADGGLRTSGDAAKALAAGASSVMIGSMLAGTAEAPGETFIYQGRSYKAYRGMGSVGAMARGSADRYFQQDVSAMKLVPEGIEGQVPYKGAAKDVVHQLVGGIKAAMGYTGSRTIEDLRTRAQFVRITNAGLTESHVHDVAITREAPNYPTR; encoded by the coding sequence GTGGCTACCAAGGACATTCCCCTCGGCCTCACCTTCGATGACGTGCTGCTGCGCCCTGCGGCCAGCGACGTCGTGCCGAGCCTCGCCAATACGCGAACCCGGCTGAGCCGGGAGATCGCGCTTTCCATTCCGGTCATCTCCGCCGCGATGGACACCGTGACCGAAGCCGACATGGCGATCGCCATGGCGCAGATGGGCGGGATCGGGGTGCTCCACCGCAATCTGGAGGTCGACGAACAATGCGCCGCCGTGCGCAGCGTGAAGCGGTTCGAGAGCGGCATGGTCGTGAACCCGATCACGATCCGTCCCGACGCGACTTTGGGCGAGGCCGAGGCGCTGATGGATTCGCATCGCATCAGCGGCATCCCGGTGACGGGGCCGGACGGCAAGCTGGTAGGCATCCTGACCAATCGCGACGTCCGCTTCGCCGAGAACCCGCACCAGCCGGTGCGCGAACTGATGACGACTGAAAATCTCGCGACCGTGCCGCTGGGCACGGGGCAGGACGAGGCGCGGCGGATGCTGCACCAGCGGCGCATCGAGAAGCTGCTGGTGGTGGACGACGATTATCGCTGCATCGGGCTGATCACGGTCAAGGATATCGAGAAGGCGGTGACCTATCCTGACGCGACGAAGGATGCCGCGGGCCGCCTGCGCGTCGCCGCCGCGACCACGGTGGGCGACAAGGGTTTCGCCCGCACCGAAGCGCTGATCGATGCGGAGGTGGACGTAATCATCATCGATACCGCGCACGGCCACAATGCCGACGTGGCCCGCGCGGTCGAACGGGCCAAGACGCTGAGCAATTCGGTCCAGATCATCGCCGGCAACGTCGCCACGGCGGAGGCCACCAAATCGCTGATCGATGCGGGCGCGGATGCAGTGAAGGTCGGGATCGGACCGGGCTCCATCTGCACCACGCGGGTGGTGGCGGGGGTAGGCGTGCCGCAGCTCACCGCGATCATGGATTGCGCCGAGGAAGGCGAGAAGGCCGGTATCCCGGTCATCGCCGATGGCGGCCTGCGGACCAGCGGCGACGCGGCCAAGGCGCTTGCCGCCGGTGCCTCCAGCGTGATGATCGGATCGATGCTGGCGGGGACCGCCGAGGCTCCGGGCGAGACGTTCATCTATCAGGGCCGCAGCTACAAGGCATATCGCGGCATGGGCAGCGTGGGCGCGATGGCGCGCGGCAGCGCCGACCGCTATTTCCAGCAGGACGTTTCGGCGATGAAGCTGGTACCCGAAGGGATCGAGGGACAGGTGCCCTACAAGGGTGCGGCAAAGGACGTCGTCCACCAGCTCGTCGGCGGGATCAAGGCGGCGATGGGCTATACCGGCAGCCGCACGATCGAGGATCTGCGCACCCGTGCACAGTTCGTGCGGATCACCAATGCCGGGCTGACCGAGAGCCACGTCCACGACGTCGCGATCACGCGGGAGGCACCGAACTATCCGACACGGTAG